Part of the Maridesulfovibrio sp. genome, AGCTCTGCTCGCTCATGGTTTGGCTTACGAGAAGCTGCGGTCCGTGTATTTTGATATCTCACGCGACAAGGGCTACGGGCAGATGTCCAACATGGATATCGATAAGGTAAGCCTTGGCAAGACCGTGGACATGGATGATTACGTAAAGGAAAATCCGCGAGATTTCACTCTGCTCAAGCGGGCAACCCTGCAGGACCTCAAGCTCGGCGATATCATCGAAACCGAGTGGGGTAATGTGCGGCCCAGCTGGTTTATGCAGCAGGCAGTGACCGCTCTCGAAGGTCTGCCCGGAGTAAGTCTTGTGCTTGCCGGGGAAATCCATCGCTTTCCGCATCTGGAAAATCTGCGCGCTATCTGGGCCGGAGCCAGAGTCGCTCCGCAGGCGTGGATGGTGGCCCAGCCTGTACTTCCCGGCGGTCCGGTATTGCCCTGTGTGGATGAGCTTTTGGAGCAGTCCGGTCAGCCCATAGCCGTGCGTATGTGGATGCTTTCTTCATCCTACAAGAAACCGCTGGTGTGCAGCGAACAGTCCATTTCCATGTGGGTCAAGAACCAGCAGAAATTGCAGGATCTTGCCGCAGGCTTGAGCATTCACGCCGGGGATTCCGGCCAGCTTTCCGAGGACATCGATCAAGAGGTCTTCACCCTCAAGTCCGGCCTTTCACAGGCCCTGAATGACAACCTCATGCTGCACCGTTTCTGGCCGATCCTGTTCAGCTTCACCAAGACCATCAACTCCCTGCTGGGCAGTGGTAAGCTTTCCGCCAAGGAAGCAAAGTTCTGCCTCGACCAGCTCCTTGAAGTGGACGACATCCTAGGCATTCTCGATCATGAGGCCATGCCCGTGCCGTTCGTATCATTGCCCGAAGAGGCCAAAGAGCTGCTCGAACAACGCGAACTTGCCCGAGCAAACAAAGACTTTACCACAGCCGACGGCCTGCGCGATAAGCTTTTGGACCTGGGCTTCAACGTAGAAGACAGCTCCGAGGGAGCGCGGGTTTTTCGGGTTAGGTAATGGATAATTTCCATTGCATAGAATGCGGGGCGGATATTTCTGATCTGCCTGCCAAGTGCCCGAATTGCGGACATGGGTACACCTATGAGTTGGAACGACCATCGTTGGGGTTTTGGTCTAGCTTTTGGGCAGGATTCAGGAAAACGTTTTGGTGGTTGATTGCAGTGGCTTTAGCCGTTTCGGGATTGATCTATCAAATTTAAATTGTTTGGGATAAAGTAAAGCCCTCCTTCGGAATTTCCGGGGGAGGGCTTTGATCTTTAGAGCTAAAGCTTATGAGTAACGGGAGAACGTTCACAAATCATTTTGAGTTTGTGTTTCAGCATCAATGCTCGTTTTTGTGTTTGTATAAAGCTACTTTCTTTAGGTCTTCCTGTGAAAGCAATAATTCCAGTTTTGCTTTTTGAGCTGTGTGATTTTTGGTAGTGATTGACGGCGACAAGGACTTGTTTGTGTGCTTTGCGTACATCTGAACCTTTCAATTCAACATACAAAGCCCGTTTATCTGTCGTGACGACATAATCGCAGGCTGTTTCGTTTTTCATTTCACAGCCATCAAATTCAATAACTGTAAATTTTGTTTGAGTTTTATTTTCAAGTCTGACTGATGCTTTTGATCCGGTTTTTCTGTCTTCAAGAATATGACTTTTTTTCTTGAGTACTTTCTCGCAATCCTTAGGCATTCGCAGCCTCTTCTTCGAATTCAATATCCAAAATTTTATTGAATTCACTTCCAATTACATCGGAAACATCATCAATGCTGTCAGCGTCAATTAGTCCTGTCTCTTCATCCATGATGGAGCGAACTGTTCCGTCTTCGTTCACCATGTATGCGGCTACATCTTCTGCTTTTAGCCATTCGCTTTCAGGAATGATTTCCATTACTTTAGCTGCCTTTTCTTCGCTTTGACTGGCTACGGTATTCGCATAAATAAGTGTATTTACTGTTGTCAGCAGATAAGGGCTGTGGGTTGTTAATGTTATGTTCGTTCTTGTTTGGTTGTGTATTTCTGCTATGTATCGGGTCAGCAGGTTTTGGGCATCTGGGAATATGTGTGCTTCTGGTTCTTCAATGTAGGTGTGTTGTACAGAAGCTTCGCTGACTTTGTTTAATCCTACTAAAATGGGTAGTGTTGCTTGTTGCCCTGATGACGCATTAGCTAGACTTACAAGTCTTCCGTTTTCATTTATAACGTATCCTGAGTCCTGTCGTTCAATTTGTCCGTTGGTTATGGAGTTTAAGTTTTTGCATGTGAGAGGTTTGTCAGCGGTATCTCTTTTAAGTTGTCTCGAGTAAGTTTGTCCAAAGCGTACTAGTAATGCGTCTATGTTGCTTTCTCTCATCCAAAAAGAGTTGTCTGAAATAATATTAACAAGTGATCTTGAAGCTGGGATAAATAAATGTGCTGAGTCTAAACTTGTGTTTAAGGCGTTTAGAAAATTTTCAAATGAATTTTTAAAATTTAGTGAAGTAGAATAAAATTCATTCGATGTGTCTTCAATCTTATCTAACCTCTCTTTTATTTCTATGTACGATTGATACATATTTTTTAGATCTGTATTGATCTTTTTTGAATTCCTAACTGTGCGTTCAGCTTTTGGGTCATTGCTAAATAAATATTTACTTGGAATTAGGCCTTTTGAGTTGAATTCCCATGTACTTCTATTTTCTGCAGATAGTGTGATGTTGAACTTATTGTTAAGTGACCTTTTTTCAAATATGGAATAGAAAAGTTGGAAGAAGTTATTATTTAATTCATTATGCGGCTTTATCTCTTCTAATGAAAGGCTTTGCATTTCGTAAGTGTTGATTATTTCTTCCATGAAATACAACATCTTCGCAATCAAACTCTTCCCCGCAGCCTGCGGACCGATCAGTATGTTGAATTTTTTGAAATCCAGTTCGGCGTGCTTGATATTGTAAAAATTCTCGATCAGTAATTTCATGTTTTCCTCGCAAAGTTATACCCTTGAAGTTCTTCATTATCGGGGAATTGTCAATATCGCCTGAGAATTTTTCATTAAACGGGTCTGTTCGCGTTTCTACTTCTTAGTCATCCGATAAACCCCATCCCAAAGTTCTCCTTCGGGGACAGGCGGATTGATCTTGTGCTCCTCGGCGCGTTTGATGAACACGTCTGAGGGGGTGAATTTGGTGTCGTCGTATAGTTCGTATTTGTTGGCTTCCTGATACAGCTCAATGGCCTTGTCCCAGTTCTGGGCGACGTATTCTTCTCGTGCTTTGGCGAAGAGGTCGAAGAGGATTTCTTCGCTTTCGGTAAGGCCGCCTTTCATGGCTACCAGCTCGTAGATTCGGACCGGTTCGTTCTTACCGACAACCTGAATGTTATCGATAAGTCGTGCTTCCACGAGGTCAAGAATCTTGTGGGTTTGGCCG contains:
- a CDS encoding AAA family ATPase, with amino-acid sequence MKLLIENFYNIKHAELDFKKFNILIGPQAAGKSLIAKMLYFMEEIINTYEMQSLSLEEIKPHNELNNNFFQLFYSIFEKRSLNNKFNITLSAENRSTWEFNSKGLIPSKYLFSNDPKAERTVRNSKKINTDLKNMYQSYIEIKERLDKIEDTSNEFYSTSLNFKNSFENFLNALNTSLDSAHLFIPASRSLVNIISDNSFWMRESNIDALLVRFGQTYSRQLKRDTADKPLTCKNLNSITNGQIERQDSGYVINENGRLVSLANASSGQQATLPILVGLNKVSEASVQHTYIEEPEAHIFPDAQNLLTRYIAEIHNQTRTNITLTTHSPYLLTTVNTLIYANTVASQSEEKAAKVMEIIPESEWLKAEDVAAYMVNEDGTVRSIMDEETGLIDADSIDDVSDVIGSEFNKILDIEFEEEAANA